GAGCGACGACGAGGCGTACGTGGCGGGGCGCGCCTGGCCGGTGACCGACCCGGCCCGGGTGGCCCAGTTGGCGCGCAGTGCCCGGGCGGCCCCGCAGGTCGACTGGCGGCTGTTCGAGTTCACCGTCGACGTGGCGATGCTGGCCCGCCGCGAGCAGCACAGCGCCGGTGTCCCGGGTGGCGCTCCGGGTGGGCCGGCCGTTCAGGTCTGGCTCGACCCGCACGCCCCGCCCGCGGCGTCCGAGCAGACCGCCTTACCGCAGAGCCGCCCGGTCCGTCGCAGCCGTGACGTCCAGCGATCGGCCGCCTGACCGCGGCCCACCGACCCGGTCCTGGGGAAAGACGCCGGTGCCGGCTCCGTCGTGACGGAGCCGGCACCGGTGGTACGCGGGAGAGCTACGCCGCGCGGTACGCGGCCAAGGGGTGATCGTCCGTGATCCGTGCGGCGAGGCCGGTGCGGTGGACCGGCGCGCGGGGGTACCTGGGTGCACGGGTTCGGTGACTCGGGTACAGTGGTGCCGCTTGCGGGTGTAGTTCAATGGCAGAACATCAGCTTCCCAAGCTGACAGTGCGGGTTCGATTCCCGTCACCCGCTCCAAGCGATAGGCCCTGGTCAGGACGTGAGTCCCAGCCGG
The nucleotide sequence above comes from Micromonospora sp. NBC_00389. Encoded proteins:
- a CDS encoding pyridoxamine 5'-phosphate oxidase family protein; protein product: MASWSDFAADEPRLADGIRVLLQQYGPGFGYLATVRADGGPRVHPVSPVITDDGLFCFIVDSPKRRDLERDGRYALHSFPPEESDDEAYVAGRAWPVTDPARVAQLARSARAAPQVDWRLFEFTVDVAMLARREQHSAGVPGGAPGGPAVQVWLDPHAPPAASEQTALPQSRPVRRSRDVQRSAA